A part of Pseudoalteromonas arctica A 37-1-2 genomic DNA contains:
- a CDS encoding IS110 family transposase — MKAFIGIDVGKDKLDISWLRDVVKSKKKTKIFKNNPQGYQELVAWLIKNTNLEAQDIVITTEPTGVYSEPLMYFLYEQGFILLHVNPGKAKQYASSLGLVHKTDKSDATMLARYGHDQQHSLLSWQPEPVEARELKVMTRRLEALEQDLRREENRYEAVGFSGASTRVTQSIEDMIAVLKTEIGKLKNDIDEHIDRHPQLKKNRQLLQSIKGVGEVISRMMVSLMACKQFKNAKQLACYLGLIPKLNESGKRAGKTTLSKEGPGYIRAKLYMAAVVAVQHNPDIKAQNKRLVEQGKTKMQAIGAAMRKLTHICFGVVKNQTEYQPQAI; from the coding sequence ATGAAAGCTTTTATTGGCATTGATGTGGGTAAAGACAAGTTAGATATTTCCTGGCTACGCGATGTAGTCAAAAGTAAAAAGAAAACGAAGATTTTTAAAAATAACCCGCAGGGCTATCAAGAGTTAGTTGCCTGGTTGATAAAGAATACAAATTTAGAAGCACAAGATATTGTTATTACAACAGAGCCCACAGGTGTTTATAGCGAGCCGCTGATGTATTTCCTATATGAGCAAGGATTTATTTTATTACATGTAAATCCTGGTAAAGCAAAACAGTACGCAAGTTCATTAGGGCTTGTCCATAAGACAGACAAGTCAGACGCCACAATGCTTGCTCGTTATGGTCATGACCAACAGCACTCACTTTTAAGTTGGCAGCCTGAGCCTGTTGAAGCGAGAGAGTTAAAAGTAATGACGCGTAGACTTGAAGCACTTGAGCAAGACTTACGTCGCGAAGAAAATCGTTATGAAGCTGTTGGTTTCTCAGGTGCATCTACTCGAGTTACTCAGTCAATTGAAGATATGATAGCTGTACTAAAAACTGAGATAGGCAAGCTAAAAAATGACATTGATGAGCATATTGATAGACACCCACAATTAAAAAAGAACCGCCAATTGCTTCAAAGTATCAAAGGTGTTGGAGAGGTAATATCACGTATGATGGTGTCCTTGATGGCATGTAAACAGTTTAAAAATGCCAAGCAATTAGCTTGTTACTTAGGCTTAATACCTAAGCTTAATGAGTCAGGCAAACGGGCTGGAAAAACAACTTTAAGCAAAGAAGGGCCTGGGTATATAAGGGCTAAATTGTATATGGCTGCTGTAGTAGCTGTACAACATAATCCAGATATAAAAGCCCAAAATAAGCGATTAGTGGAGCAAGGTAAAACAAAAATGCAGGCAATTGGTGCTGCAATGAGAAAGCTGACACATATCTGTTTTGGTGTTGTGAAGAATCAAACTGAATATCAGCCCCAAGCTATTTAA
- a CDS encoding DUF3334 family protein, with protein sequence MSKSKVISTDDILATLCHSVTGVLTSASGNGISYSAMVQKITRTCMRPDIGCFVLFDGGFTGLVITNFTSQAAMEIYGDYMRNMGMPEDEIAHSHLSDDVSNVLGELMNQIVGDFTSKVREQLHTSITQNQPKMMAINKQVQISVDTTMDRPQARRVTFTTSKQNIFYLELAMDKTEFIKLHDFDIAEALDPDDIIENEARKKADKEKASTAVEQDDADDDFMAGLGL encoded by the coding sequence ATGAGCAAAAGTAAGGTCATCAGCACAGACGATATATTAGCAACCCTTTGTCATTCAGTGACAGGCGTACTCACATCAGCCAGCGGTAATGGTATTAGCTACTCAGCCATGGTGCAAAAAATAACACGTACATGTATGCGACCAGATATTGGCTGCTTTGTTTTATTTGACGGCGGTTTTACAGGGCTTGTAATTACCAACTTTACTTCGCAAGCGGCGATGGAAATTTATGGCGATTACATGCGCAACATGGGGATGCCAGAAGATGAAATAGCGCATAGCCATTTATCAGACGACGTATCAAACGTACTAGGCGAGTTGATGAATCAAATTGTTGGCGACTTTACGTCTAAAGTGCGCGAGCAGCTACATACTTCAATTACGCAAAACCAGCCAAAAATGATGGCAATAAACAAGCAAGTGCAAATATCGGTAGATACCACCATGGATCGCCCGCAAGCCCGCCGCGTAACATTCACTACAAGTAAACAAAATATCTTTTACTTGGAATTAGCGATGGATAAAACAGAGTTTATTAAATTACACGACTTTGATATTGCAGAAGCACTAGACCCAGACGACATAATTGAAAACGAAGCACGTAAAAAAGCGGACAAAGAAAAAGCATCTACAGCAGTAGAGCAAGACGATGCCGATGACGACTTTATGGCAGGCTTAGGGCTTTAA
- the cmoA gene encoding carboxy-S-adenosyl-L-methionine synthase CmoA: MTIKDSIYASEQQVKDFSFDQNVVEVFPDMIQRSVPGYATIVSTMGKLAGEYAQSNSNLYDLGCSLGAVTLSMRRNIRTDNCHIIAVDNSQAMVERCKVHLHGFKSDVPVTVTLGDINELEIQNASVVAMNFTLQFIPHAQRQAVLEKIYANLKPGGVLLLSEKIKAENEQCDNLLIDLHHDFKRHNGYSELEISQKRTAIENVMRPDTLSAHFTRLQDIGFSQTQVWYQCFNFCSMVAIK, from the coding sequence GTGACCATAAAAGACAGTATTTATGCCTCTGAGCAACAAGTAAAAGATTTTAGCTTTGACCAAAATGTAGTCGAAGTTTTTCCAGATATGATCCAGCGCTCTGTGCCTGGCTACGCAACTATTGTAAGTACAATGGGTAAACTTGCGGGTGAGTATGCACAAAGTAACTCAAATCTTTATGATTTAGGCTGCTCACTGGGTGCAGTAACGCTTAGCATGCGACGAAATATTCGCACCGATAACTGCCATATAATAGCGGTAGATAATTCTCAAGCTATGGTTGAGCGTTGTAAGGTACATTTACATGGTTTTAAATCAGATGTGCCTGTTACTGTTACTTTGGGCGATATTAACGAGCTTGAGATTCAAAACGCCTCAGTAGTAGCAATGAACTTTACTTTGCAGTTTATTCCACATGCGCAGCGCCAAGCTGTCCTGGAAAAAATATACGCTAATTTAAAACCTGGCGGCGTATTACTGTTAAGCGAAAAAATTAAAGCTGAAAACGAGCAATGCGACAATTTATTGATTGATTTGCACCACGACTTTAAACGACACAATGGTTACTCTGAGCTTGAAATAAGCCAAAAGCGTACCGCCATCGAAAACGTTATGCGCCCAGATACACTAAGCGCTCACTTTACTCGCTTACAAGATATTGGTTTTAGCCAAACTCAAGTGTGGTATCAATGTTTTAATTTTTGCTCAATGGTAGCAATTAAATAA
- the cmoB gene encoding tRNA 5-methoxyuridine(34)/uridine 5-oxyacetic acid(34) synthase CmoB has translation MSQWFNQFYASIAQSPLSHWLETLPAQLKHWQNEASHGDLPKWQKVLKNLPEVATTHVDISTKVEIGAPGEMSDGEQKQAMHLLKRMMPWRKGPFSVHGIEIDTEWRSDWKWDRLLPHIEPLKGRTVLDIGCGSGYHLWRMRGEGAEFVVGIDPSDLFLCQFQAIKHYNPDENVHLLPLGVEALPELKAFDTVFSMGVLYHRRSPIDFLAQLKAQLRPGGELVLETLVIEGDENTVLVPTDRYAKMRNVWFIPSTAALKLWMERVGFKDVQIKDCAITTLEEQRKTDWMENESLIDFLDPNDTSKTIESYPAPLRAILTAKA, from the coding sequence ATGTCTCAATGGTTTAACCAATTTTACGCATCTATCGCACAAAGCCCACTTAGTCATTGGCTAGAAACCTTGCCTGCTCAATTAAAACATTGGCAAAACGAGGCTAGCCACGGTGATTTACCTAAATGGCAAAAAGTACTTAAAAATTTGCCAGAGGTGGCTACAACACACGTTGATATTTCTACTAAGGTAGAAATTGGCGCACCAGGGGAGATGAGTGATGGCGAGCAAAAGCAAGCCATGCATTTATTAAAACGCATGATGCCATGGCGCAAAGGCCCATTTAGTGTGCACGGTATTGAAATAGACACAGAGTGGCGCAGTGATTGGAAGTGGGACAGACTCCTGCCTCATATTGAGCCATTAAAAGGCCGCACCGTTTTAGATATTGGTTGTGGCTCAGGTTATCATTTATGGCGTATGCGCGGTGAAGGCGCAGAGTTTGTAGTGGGTATTGATCCGTCTGATTTATTTTTATGTCAGTTCCAGGCAATTAAACACTACAACCCAGACGAAAACGTGCATTTACTGCCACTAGGCGTTGAAGCATTACCTGAGCTTAAAGCGTTTGATACGGTTTTTTCGATGGGCGTACTTTATCATCGTCGCTCACCTATCGACTTTTTAGCGCAGTTAAAGGCGCAGCTTCGCCCCGGCGGCGAACTTGTACTTGAAACGCTAGTAATTGAAGGTGATGAAAACACAGTATTAGTCCCTACCGACCGCTACGCTAAAATGCGCAACGTTTGGTTTATTCCAAGTACTGCAGCATTAAAACTGTGGATGGAACGCGTTGGCTTTAAAGATGTGCAAATAAAAGATTGCGCTATTACCACGCTTGAAGAGCAACGCAAAACCGATTGGATGGAAAACGAATCGTTAATCGACTTTTTAGATCCAAACGATACAAGTAAAACAATTGAAAGCTACCCCGCTCCACTTCGAGCCATATTAACCGCAAAAGCATAG
- the purM gene encoding phosphoribosylformylglycinamidine cyclo-ligase, with translation MSEQKQSLSYKDAGVDIDAGNALVERIKGVVKKTRRPEVMGGIGGFGALCEIPEGYKQPVLVAGTDGVGTKLRLAIDLKKHDTVGIDLVAMCVNDLIVQGAEPLFFLDYYATGKLDVDTAADVVTGIGKGCEISGCALIGGETAEMPGMYDGEDYDMAGFCTGVVEKSKIIDGTKVAAGDQLIALASSGPHSNGFSLIRKVLEVSNADTSADFEGKTLGETLLEPTRIYVKPLLELFKNVDVHALSHITGGGFWENIPRVLPASAKAVVKGDSWQWPPIFNWLQENGNITTHEMYRTFNCGVGMVLVVPADKLEQSLTMLKDLGENAWHLGEIQDAAAGEEQVEIVGGAK, from the coding sequence GTGAGCGAACAAAAACAGTCTCTAAGCTATAAAGACGCGGGCGTAGATATCGACGCTGGTAATGCACTTGTTGAGCGTATTAAAGGCGTAGTTAAAAAAACTCGTCGTCCTGAAGTAATGGGCGGAATTGGTGGTTTTGGCGCACTTTGCGAAATTCCTGAAGGCTACAAGCAACCAGTATTAGTTGCAGGTACAGATGGCGTTGGTACTAAACTACGTTTAGCAATCGACTTAAAAAAACACGATACTGTTGGTATTGATTTAGTTGCAATGTGTGTAAACGACTTAATTGTTCAAGGTGCTGAACCCCTGTTTTTTCTAGATTACTATGCAACTGGTAAACTAGATGTAGACACAGCAGCTGACGTAGTTACAGGTATTGGCAAAGGTTGTGAAATTTCAGGTTGTGCCCTAATTGGTGGCGAAACAGCTGAAATGCCAGGTATGTATGATGGTGAAGACTACGACATGGCAGGCTTTTGTACCGGCGTTGTAGAAAAATCAAAAATTATTGATGGTACAAAAGTAGCAGCAGGCGATCAGCTTATTGCACTTGCTTCAAGTGGCCCTCATTCAAATGGCTTCTCTTTAATTCGTAAAGTACTTGAAGTGTCAAACGCTGATACCAGCGCTGACTTTGAAGGTAAAACTTTAGGCGAAACTTTACTTGAGCCTACTCGTATTTACGTAAAACCTTTACTTGAGTTATTCAAAAACGTTGACGTACATGCGCTTTCGCATATTACTGGCGGCGGTTTTTGGGAAAACATTCCACGCGTATTACCCGCTTCAGCAAAAGCAGTAGTTAAAGGTGATAGCTGGCAGTGGCCACCTATTTTTAACTGGCTACAAGAAAACGGCAATATTACTACACACGAAATGTACCGTACATTTAACTGTGGTGTAGGTATGGTTTTAGTCGTCCCTGCAGACAAACTTGAGCAAAGCTTAACAATGCTAAAAGACTTGGGCGAAAATGCATGGCACCTTGGTGAAATTCAAGATGCAGCAGCTGGCGAAGAGCAAGTTGAAATTGTAGGTGGTGCTAAGTAA
- the purN gene encoding phosphoribosylglycinamide formyltransferase, with protein sequence MAPTRLVVLISGSGSNLQAIIDACERGEINGHIAAVISNKADAYGLERAKKAGIATKVLSHKDFDSREAYDAQLMNVIDSFMPNLVVLAGFMRILTPGLVQKYVGKMLNIHPSLLPKYQGLNTHQRAIDAKDDVHGVSVHFVTEELDGGPVILQAQIPVLKDDTAETLAKRVHEQEHIIYPLVVKWFSEHRLTMEADYAVLDKKQLPAHGAHYSQ encoded by the coding sequence ATGGCACCGACTCGTCTGGTAGTTTTAATCTCAGGTAGTGGCTCTAATTTACAAGCCATCATAGATGCCTGCGAACGTGGCGAGATAAACGGACATATAGCGGCTGTTATTAGTAATAAAGCAGACGCTTATGGCCTAGAGCGTGCAAAAAAAGCAGGTATTGCTACAAAAGTGCTCAGTCATAAAGATTTTGACTCGCGCGAAGCGTACGATGCGCAATTAATGAACGTTATCGACTCTTTTATGCCAAATCTAGTTGTATTAGCTGGGTTTATGCGTATTCTTACTCCTGGCTTAGTGCAAAAATATGTTGGAAAAATGTTGAACATTCATCCATCTTTGTTGCCTAAGTATCAGGGGCTGAATACCCACCAAAGAGCAATTGATGCAAAAGACGATGTTCATGGCGTAAGTGTTCACTTTGTTACTGAAGAATTAGACGGCGGTCCCGTTATTCTTCAGGCGCAAATACCTGTACTCAAGGATGATACAGCAGAAACATTAGCAAAACGCGTGCATGAGCAAGAGCATATAATTTATCCTTTGGTGGTCAAGTGGTTCAGTGAACACAGACTTACTATGGAAGCAGATTATGCAGTTCTTGACAAAAAACAACTTCCTGCACACGGCGCGCACTACTCACAATAA
- a CDS encoding DUF3108 domain-containing protein, translating into MLCAGALLPTSLIAGELTQYQANYDILRKGKNHGEAVRELKKMGDDTYELTYHSNIEWMIFSDSREETSKFTFKDGKVTPHHYNMIRTGTGPDKDYKIDFDTTNKVVTSSASEYPLKCEWTDEFQDAISYQVQVREGLKKGETSFSFPLIDKKGNRRDYNFEVVEKEMISLPIGNVEAIKVKRLYDNDKRQAIAWFAPEMDYMLVRMWKGEKGMEQFEVQMNSFTVTAPTAVAPATAQQPQEAN; encoded by the coding sequence TTGTTATGTGCGGGCGCTTTACTTCCAACTAGCCTAATTGCAGGCGAATTGACCCAATATCAAGCTAACTACGATATTTTACGCAAAGGTAAAAATCATGGTGAGGCTGTTCGTGAGCTCAAAAAAATGGGCGACGATACTTATGAACTAACATACCACAGCAATATTGAGTGGATGATTTTCTCTGATTCTCGTGAAGAAACATCAAAGTTTACCTTTAAAGATGGCAAGGTTACCCCGCATCATTACAATATGATCCGCACCGGTACAGGCCCAGATAAAGATTATAAAATTGATTTTGATACAACAAACAAAGTAGTGACTAGCAGCGCTAGCGAATACCCACTTAAATGCGAATGGACTGATGAATTTCAGGATGCTATTTCATACCAAGTGCAAGTGCGCGAAGGATTGAAAAAAGGCGAAACGAGCTTTTCATTCCCGCTTATAGACAAAAAAGGTAACCGCCGCGACTACAACTTTGAAGTTGTTGAAAAAGAGATGATCTCCCTACCTATCGGTAATGTAGAAGCCATTAAAGTAAAACGTTTATACGATAATGATAAACGCCAAGCAATTGCATGGTTTGCGCCAGAAATGGATTACATGCTGGTACGTATGTGGAAAGGCGAAAAAGGTATGGAGCAGTTTGAAGTTCAAATGAATTCATTTACTGTTACTGCACCTACAGCTGTTGCGCCTGCAACAGCACAACAACCTCAAGAAGCTAACTAA
- a CDS encoding class II glutamine amidotransferase: MCELLGMSANVPTDICFSFSGLLERGGNTGPHKDGWGITFYEGKGCRTFKDPQPSYQSEIAKLVKAYPIKSVSVISHIRQGNRGRVCLENTHPFTRELWGRELTYAHNGQLSNYHDLKPQYYRPVGNTDSELAFCWLLDKIREKYPKRPSNMASVFRYAAKLSHTLREKGVFNMLLTDGVFVLAYCTNNLHYITRRAPFGKATLIDADMVVDFQQETTPNDVVTVIATRPLTNDERWQKMEPGEFALFKMGELI; the protein is encoded by the coding sequence ATGTGTGAATTACTTGGCATGTCAGCCAATGTGCCTACCGATATTTGTTTTAGTTTTTCAGGCCTTTTAGAGCGTGGCGGAAACACGGGACCACATAAAGATGGTTGGGGTATTACATTTTACGAAGGTAAAGGCTGTAGAACCTTTAAAGATCCGCAGCCGAGTTATCAATCTGAAATTGCAAAGCTCGTTAAAGCATACCCCATTAAAAGTGTCTCGGTTATTAGCCATATTCGTCAAGGTAACCGCGGGAGAGTATGCCTTGAAAATACTCATCCTTTTACGCGAGAGTTATGGGGGCGCGAGCTTACTTACGCTCATAACGGGCAGCTATCTAATTATCATGATTTAAAACCGCAGTACTATCGCCCAGTAGGTAACACCGATAGCGAACTCGCTTTTTGTTGGTTACTTGATAAAATTCGTGAAAAATACCCAAAGCGTCCAAGTAATATGGCGTCGGTTTTTAGATACGCCGCTAAGCTTTCGCATACCCTTCGTGAAAAAGGGGTGTTTAATATGTTATTGACCGATGGGGTGTTTGTTTTAGCGTATTGCACTAATAACTTACATTACATAACGCGCCGTGCGCCATTTGGTAAAGCAACGTTGATTGACGCCGACATGGTGGTTGATTTTCAACAAGAGACCACACCAAACGATGTAGTAACAGTTATAGCTACAAGGCCTTTGACGAATGATGAGCGTTGGCAAAAAATGGAGCCTGGGGAATTTGCATTGTTTAAAATGGGTGAGCTAATTTAG
- the fadE gene encoding acyl-CoA dehydrogenase FadE produces MTLIFTLVLIALLCTAVYHRASWNTALGVSAITLLIGTFAGAFGLISWLIFLIIAVPLSVTGLRQQYIIKPIFATFKKVTPSMSDTEKSAIDAGTTWWEADLFCGNPDWKKLHQYPVPKLTIEEQAFVDGPVEVVCSMLDDWEATHELTDLPQDVWQYLKDNKFFAMIIKKEYGGLEFSAFAQSCVLQKLTSKSTLLSSIVGVPNSLGPGELLQHYGTKEQKDHYLPRLASGQEIPCFALTSPEAGSDASSIPDYGVVCKGQWNGEEVVGVSLTWNKRYITLAPVATVLGLAFKLQDPDGLIGDNKEPGITCALIPTDTPGVEIGRRHFPLNVPFQNGPTRGKDIFVPLDYIIGGPDMAGQGWRMLVECLSVGRAITLPSNSAGGIKMIAIATGAYSRIRRQFRLPIGKMEGVEESLAKLAGYAYSSDAAVSMSTGAVDLGEKPSVVSAIIKYHLTEQMRDATIHAMDVLGGKGIMLGPNNYLGRGYQGAPIAITVEGANILTRNMIIYGQGAIRCHPFVLTELGACEIEDREEALNVFDKALMGHIGFTMSNLVRTKWLALTGARFTSVPYNDETAEFYRIASRFSASLALMSDISMAVFGGSLKRKERISARLGDLLSYLYLVSATLKRYNDEGRKKEDFALVKWSCQDHLYHCQRALADLINNMPSAPLRAVLKVLLFPFGRPVRKPTDQLEHKLAQLLQVPSETRNRLASYVYLTNEPLNLVGRQEQTLKDVLAVEPLFDRVCKEKGLKLPFFQLDKVAQMGLEAGILSQAEADKLAAVEQSRLDVINVDDFDPADLLAGKAARNSVKKEADAA; encoded by the coding sequence ATGACACTCATATTTACACTGGTTCTAATCGCGTTGCTTTGCACTGCGGTTTACCACAGAGCAAGTTGGAACACAGCACTTGGTGTTTCGGCTATAACTTTATTAATTGGTACCTTTGCAGGTGCTTTTGGTTTAATTAGCTGGTTGATCTTTTTGATCATCGCGGTTCCTCTTTCTGTTACTGGCCTTCGTCAGCAATATATCATCAAGCCTATTTTTGCTACGTTTAAAAAAGTAACGCCAAGCATGTCTGATACTGAAAAATCAGCTATTGATGCCGGTACGACGTGGTGGGAAGCTGACTTATTTTGCGGTAACCCAGATTGGAAAAAACTTCACCAATACCCAGTTCCTAAACTTACTATTGAAGAGCAAGCCTTTGTTGATGGCCCTGTTGAAGTAGTATGTAGCATGTTGGACGATTGGGAAGCAACGCACGAACTAACCGACCTTCCTCAAGATGTATGGCAATATCTAAAAGATAATAAATTCTTTGCCATGATCATCAAAAAAGAATACGGCGGTTTAGAGTTTTCTGCATTTGCACAATCATGTGTACTTCAAAAACTAACAAGTAAATCAACATTACTTTCGTCAATTGTTGGTGTACCGAACTCTTTAGGCCCAGGTGAATTATTACAACACTATGGTACAAAAGAGCAAAAAGATCATTACTTACCGCGCCTAGCGAGCGGTCAAGAAATTCCATGTTTTGCATTAACTTCGCCAGAAGCGGGTTCTGATGCAAGTTCAATTCCAGACTACGGTGTGGTATGTAAAGGGCAATGGAATGGTGAAGAGGTTGTGGGTGTTAGTTTAACGTGGAATAAGCGTTACATTACACTTGCCCCAGTGGCTACCGTGCTTGGACTTGCGTTTAAATTACAAGATCCAGACGGCCTAATTGGCGACAATAAAGAGCCAGGCATTACATGTGCACTTATTCCAACGGATACTCCTGGAGTAGAAATTGGTCGTAGACACTTCCCACTAAACGTACCATTTCAAAATGGCCCTACTCGCGGTAAAGACATTTTCGTACCACTTGATTATATTATTGGTGGTCCAGATATGGCTGGTCAAGGCTGGCGCATGTTGGTTGAATGTTTATCGGTTGGTCGTGCAATTACATTGCCGTCAAACTCTGCCGGTGGCATTAAAATGATTGCTATTGCGACAGGTGCTTATAGCCGCATTCGTCGTCAGTTCCGTTTACCTATAGGTAAAATGGAAGGTGTTGAAGAGTCACTAGCTAAATTAGCTGGTTACGCTTACAGCTCTGATGCTGCGGTTAGTATGTCTACGGGTGCTGTTGATTTAGGCGAAAAGCCATCTGTTGTTTCTGCCATTATTAAATACCACCTGACAGAGCAAATGCGTGATGCAACTATTCATGCAATGGATGTGCTTGGCGGTAAGGGCATCATGCTTGGGCCAAATAACTATTTAGGTCGTGGCTATCAAGGTGCACCTATTGCCATTACCGTTGAAGGTGCAAACATCTTGACCCGTAATATGATTATTTATGGTCAAGGTGCTATTCGCTGTCATCCATTTGTACTTACCGAGCTAGGTGCGTGCGAAATTGAAGACCGTGAAGAAGCGCTTAACGTATTTGATAAAGCGCTAATGGGTCACATTGGTTTTACTATGTCGAACCTTGTACGTACTAAGTGGCTTGCTCTTACCGGCGCTCGTTTTACAAGTGTGCCGTACAACGACGAAACCGCTGAGTTTTACCGTATAGCGTCACGCTTTAGTGCATCACTTGCTCTTATGTCAGACATTAGCATGGCAGTATTTGGTGGTTCACTAAAACGTAAAGAACGTATTTCAGCACGTTTAGGTGACTTACTTAGTTACTTATACTTAGTGTCTGCAACGCTTAAGCGTTACAACGATGAAGGCCGTAAAAAAGAAGATTTTGCTCTAGTAAAATGGAGTTGCCAAGATCACCTTTACCATTGCCAACGTGCACTTGCTGATTTAATTAATAACATGCCTTCGGCTCCACTACGTGCCGTGTTAAAAGTATTGTTATTCCCGTTTGGTCGCCCGGTTCGTAAACCAACTGACCAACTTGAGCATAAACTTGCGCAACTACTACAAGTACCTAGCGAAACGCGTAACCGTTTAGCAAGCTATGTATACTTAACAAATGAGCCGCTTAACCTTGTAGGTCGTCAAGAGCAAACGCTTAAAGACGTACTTGCTGTTGAGCCATTATTTGACCGTGTATGCAAAGAAAAAGGTCTTAAACTACCATTCTTCCAGCTTGATAAAGTAGCGCAAATGGGGCTTGAAGCAGGCATATTAAGCCAAGCAGAGGCTGATAAACTAGCTGCTGTTGAGCAATCGCGTTTAGATGTTATTAACGTTGATGACTTCGACCCTGCTGACTTACTTGCAGGCAAAGCCGCGCGTAATAGCGTTAAAAAAGAAGCTGATGCTGCTTAA
- a CDS encoding TIGR03503 family protein, with protein MKTMYFVTALCAASLFTGNAYGVKQVEVLKRDGHQNEIPLLDNRFRIDSKIDEITLLFFRKSGAPAVILVRPDGSKYFATDSVKNPNLDWFDELSYDLVTIKKPMAGPWQVIGSILPDSRIVVLGEISLEAEPLPSMLFRGETIKITGKILNDGEPINTNLFRDVVSLNVDFVSTNNENFANFGAGIQEVAEFKDDGRGFDERSKDGVFTGEFTLDFPAGEWTPELYVATPLLQRRIVQNTIEVHEPPFVTEVALAEQDTDEHLLTINIDPSIVKPETVIIQGKIYYPNNEEQMFTIDAAAKDSRQLSVKNYDWGRYSVELSVFGTNINGREFMATLPTYKFEIERPIEAVPEIDPATIITPDKMIESEPVEEKMATSTIISLIVGCNTLILLLGWLLIRIFVQKKPIKFKVKLPFLKKKKTSEGDVADTEKNQVGKNGSKNDRSGEILNLSMTDD; from the coding sequence ATGAAAACGATGTATTTTGTAACAGCGTTATGTGCAGCTAGTTTATTTACTGGCAATGCATATGGCGTAAAACAAGTAGAAGTGCTCAAGCGCGATGGGCATCAAAATGAGATCCCTTTACTTGATAATCGTTTTCGCATAGATAGCAAAATAGATGAAATAACACTGCTTTTTTTTAGAAAATCAGGTGCACCTGCTGTTATTTTAGTGAGGCCCGATGGCAGTAAGTACTTTGCTACTGACTCAGTTAAAAACCCTAACTTAGATTGGTTTGACGAACTCAGCTACGATTTAGTAACCATAAAAAAACCTATGGCAGGTCCTTGGCAAGTAATAGGCAGTATTTTACCCGACAGCAGAATAGTTGTATTAGGCGAGATATCTCTTGAAGCAGAGCCTCTTCCTTCAATGTTGTTTAGGGGGGAGACAATAAAAATCACCGGAAAAATACTAAATGACGGTGAGCCAATTAACACAAACCTATTTAGAGATGTTGTTAGCCTTAATGTTGACTTTGTAAGTACCAACAATGAAAACTTTGCTAACTTTGGCGCAGGCATTCAAGAAGTAGCGGAATTTAAAGACGATGGACGTGGATTTGATGAGCGTTCTAAAGATGGTGTGTTTACCGGCGAGTTTACTTTAGATTTTCCTGCGGGTGAATGGACACCAGAGCTTTACGTGGCAACACCTCTGCTGCAGCGTCGCATTGTGCAAAATACAATAGAAGTGCACGAGCCACCTTTTGTAACCGAAGTCGCGTTAGCAGAGCAAGACACAGACGAGCATCTGTTAACTATAAATATAGACCCAAGTATTGTTAAGCCAGAAACAGTCATCATCCAGGGAAAAATCTACTATCCCAATAACGAAGAGCAAATGTTTACCATAGATGCTGCTGCTAAAGACTCACGACAACTTAGTGTTAAAAATTATGATTGGGGTAGATATAGTGTTGAACTGTCTGTTTTTGGCACTAATATTAATGGTCGTGAATTTATGGCAACGCTACCAACGTATAAATTTGAGATAGAACGACCCATAGAAGCGGTGCCCGAAATTGATCCGGCAACGATTATTACGCCAGATAAAATGATTGAGAGTGAGCCTGTTGAAGAAAAAATGGCCACATCTACAATTATTAGTTTAATTGTAGGCTGCAATACGCTCATTTTATTACTCGGTTGGTTGTTAATTCGTATATTTGTTCAGAAAAAACCGATTAAATTTAAAGTGAAGCTGCCTTTTTTAAAGAAAAAGAAAACAAGTGAAGGTGATGTTGCCGACACAGAAAAAAATCAAGTCGGTAAAAACGGCTCAAAAAATGACAGATCAGGTGAAATTTTAAACCTTTCGATGACAGATGACTAA